The proteins below are encoded in one region of Oryzias melastigma strain HK-1 linkage group LG7, ASM292280v2, whole genome shotgun sequence:
- the eif2d gene encoding eukaryotic translation initiation factor 2D, translating into MFSKPFRVKSNTVIKGSDRRKLKADLLSAFPSLSPDDISELVPNKEELNVVKIYAHKGEAVTLYVLQKNPLFFEVDKRLFPTVYLLWRHPALIPVFQTWPPVLQKLIGGADLMLPGVVVPSRGLPEVKQGDCCAVTLVNNKAPIAVGKAAVSTSEMTSLEMKGRGLCVLHTYMDYLWAFGDKSNPPSLSDPESEDQENGEECETSEQEAEMEFEKSEERQSPGETVSDPACCGLEELILTETEEDKGEPSSELEEEHQEEKKTPQEEMDALLLQCFFHALKSKVKKSELPLLTSTFLRNHMFSCCPSGKQLDIKKSSYKKLSKFLQVMQQQYNFMRVKELSKGVESIVEVDWKNPDLRSFCVPEETSVETTTIQEEVEEESYHPPEITTLYSVSARVEPLFIDANKRKGATLHPAEVRSIITDYVKKNELVDANNKNYVIINPTLCDCLLEKMEYQEVEFLKWDDVFSRTLGRMNECYQLVFPGRAPVVKKGRVEPIDISVASRGSNKKVTLIKNLEVYGLDPAVIASTLQHRVQASTVLQPVPGAKERVLVQIQGNQVHQAGNLLLDHYHIARKYIQGLDKASKSGKKK; encoded by the exons ATGTTCTCCAAACCATTTCGAGTTAAATCTAACACTGTCATCAAAGGATCCGACAG GAGAAAACTAAAGGCAGACCTACTGTCAGCGTTTCCCTCcctgtctcctgatgacatttCTGAGCTGGTGCCCAACAAAGAAGAGTTAAATGTTGTGAAGATCTATGCACACAAGGGAGAAGCTGTGACTCTTTATGTCCTGCAGAAAAATccattgttctttgaagtggaTAAACGCCTTTTCCCCACAG tgtatCTGCTATGGCGTCATCCTGCTCTGATTCCAGTTTTTCAAACATGGCCTCCTGTGCTTCAGAAGTTAATTGGAGGAGCTG ATCTCATGCTGCCTGGAGTGGTGGTGCCGTCCCGTGGTCTTCCAGAGGTGAAGCAAGGAGACTGCTGTGCAGTTACACTAGTGAACAACAA GGCTCCCATTGCAGTTGGCAAAGCTGCGGTGTCGACGTCAGAGATGACCAGTTTGGAAATGAAAGGGAGAGGACTTTGTGTTCTTCACACATACATGGATTATCTCTG ggCATTTGGAGATAAGTCAAACCCTCCTTCCCTGTCAGATCCAGAAAGTGAAGATCAAGAAAACGGCGAGGAATGTGAGACCAGCGAGCAGGAAGCAGAGATGGAATTTGAGAAGAGTGAGGAGCGCCAGAGTCCTGGTGAAACTGTCTCCGATCCAGCTTGCTGTGGTTTGGAGGAACTGATACTAACTGAAACGGAGGAAGATAAAGGTGAACCTTCCAGTGAACTCGAGGAGGAGCAccaggaggaaaagaaaacacccCAAG AGGAAATGGATGCCCTGCTGTTGCAATGCTTCTTTCATGCCCTCAAGAGCAAAGTGAAGAAGTCAGAGCTCCCGCTGTTGACCAGCACATTTCTGCGGAACCACATGTTCTCCTGCTG CCCAAGTGGAAAGCAACTTGATATCAAGAAGTCCAGCTATAAAAAG ctgtcTAAGTTTCTGCAGGTCATGCAGCAGCAGTATAATTTTATGCGAGTAAAAGAGCTCTCCAAAGGTGTAGAAAGCATCGTGGAAGTGGACTGGAAAAATCCAGA CTTGCGTTCCTTTTGCGTTCCGGAGGAGACCAGTGTGGAGACAACTACCATTCAAGAAGAAGTGGAAGAAGAATCGTATCACCCTCCAGAGATCACAACGTTGTACTCTGTGTCAGCTCGGGTGGAGCCTCTCtttattgatgcaaataagag GAAAGGAGCAACACTGCATCCTGCAGAAGTAAGAAGTATTATCACAGATTATGTGAAGAAGAACGAACTGGTGGACGCAAATAATAAGAA TTACGTGATTATAAACCCAACTCTGTGTGACTGCTTACTAGAAAAAATGGAATACCAGGAAGTGGAGTTTCTTAAATGGGATGACGTGTTTAGCAg GACGCTGGGAAGAATGAACGAGTGCTATCAGCTGGTCTTTCCTGGACGAGCACCTGTTGTAAAGAAGGGCCGCGTTGAGCCGATAGACATTTCTGTGGCATCTCGAGGCTCAAATAAGAAG GTGACTCTAATAAAGAACTTGGAGGTGTACGGTTTGGATCCCGCAGTCATAGCCTCCACTTTGCAGCACAGAGTCCAGGCCAGCACGGTGCTGCAGCCTGTACCTGGAGCCAAAGAGCGAGTCCTGGTCCAGATCCAAGGCAACCAGGTTCATCAAGCTGGAAACCTGCTACTCG ATCATTATCATATCGCTCGGAAATACATCCAAGGACTAGACAAAGCTTCAAAAAGTGGCAAGAAGAAGTGA
- the fmodb gene encoding fibromodulin yields MCCNNTECFVVQLLGGDHLHSVPATYCTPSDRYTGKVKKKGSYISDQPAAIMSTVVLLLVVGILDVSFGQHYSSFQWLSHLRGRRQHAGWQAEDSNCPLECDCPLMYPTAMYCNNRNLQHVPYVPSQIKYVYLQRNRIAGIQDGVFDNATNLLWIVMSHNQLNSDKMSKNIFSKLKNLKQLHLDNNELSRVPENLPRSLTDLRLGHNKISKITPSSLEGMAHLTTLYLQANVIEETGNEFKGLKSLIMLDMSKNKLKKIPENLPELLQQLYLQSNSIESVPEGLLSLNPKLQFLRLAHNMLTDKGLPSNVFNSSTLAELDLSFNRLEKIPVVSRNLENLYLHANKIKEFTLSSFCDSVDMTNFSRLKVLRLDANEINARDIPAEAAYCLRRVAFIDV; encoded by the exons ATGTGCTGTAACAACACTGAGTGCTTTGTGGTACAGTTGCTGGGAGGGGACCATCTTCACTCTGTACCAGCAACATATTGTACTCCTTCCGACAGATACACAGGCAAGGTGAAGAAGAAAGGAAGCTACATTTCAGATCAGCCTGCTG CGATCATGTCAACAGTGGTGCTCCTCCTTGTAGTGGGAATACTGGATGTGAGCTTCGGCCAACACTACAGCTCATTCCAGTGGCTCTCGCATCTACGAGGGCGGCGGCAGCATGCCGGCTGGCAGGCAGAGGACAGTAATTGCCCCCTGGAATGCGACTGCCCGTTGATGTACCCAACCGCCATGTATTGCAACAATCGCAACCTTCAGCATGTTCCTTATGTCCCATCACAAATAAAGTACGTCTACCTGCAGCGTAACAGGATCGCAGGCATCCAGGATGGGGTGTTTGACAATGCTACCAACCTGCTGTGGATAGTCATGTCTCACAACCAGCTCAACTCAGACAAGATGAGCAAGAACATCTTCAGCAAGTTGAAAAACCTGAAGCAGCTTCACCTGGATAACAATGAGTTGAGTCGTGTTCCTGAGAACCTGCCCAGATCTCTCACAGACCTGCGACTGGGTCACAATAAGATCTCCAAAATCACCCCCAGCTCTTTGGAAGGAATGGCCCACCTCACTACTCTATACCTGCAAGCAAATGTCATAGAGGAAACAGGAAACGAGTTTAAGGGACTCAAGTCTCTGATCATGCTGGacatgagcaaaaacaaactgaagaaaattCCAGAGAATCTCcctgagctgctgcagcagctctaCCTGCAGTCCAATAGCATAGAGAGTGTCCCGGAAGGTCTTCTCTCTTTGAACCCCAAACTGCAGTTTCTACGGTTGGCTCATAACATGCTCACAGATAAAGGACTTCCATCCAATGTTTTCAATTCTAGCACCCTTGCTGAGCTTGACCTTTCCTTCAATAGACTGGAGAAGATTCCCGTTGTCAGTAGGAACCTGGAGAACCTTTACTTGCACGCCAATAAAATCAAAG AGTTCACCTTGAGCAGCTTCTGCGACTCTGTTGACATGACGAACTTCTCCAGGCTAAAAGTGCTGCGTTTGGATGCCAATGAGATTAATGCCAGAGACATTCCTGCCGAGGCTGCCTACTGTTTGCGGCGTGTTGCTTTTATTGATGTGTAG